The sequence TGCGGTTACGAATGTGGCTATCCAAACTGCCCACGCGATGTGCTTCCGCTACCACGTCCCATAGTCCAACATGCTTTCCCAGCAACGCCTCAAGGCGCGAACTGTAGTCGAGTCGCACCAAATCGAGGCCTGTTACTTCCGACATCAAAAGCCAAAATCGATTTTGTCGATTTCCGTAGTACTCCTGAAGCGCTAACGATTTTTCACCGGGCAAACTCCCCAACACTAAGAGACGGGTTCGAGCATCGACTACCGGATCAAAACATCGCTTTCGCGCCGGCGCATCGTCCAAATTCAATAGCTTTGTCATTTGTAAATTCTAACTTTTAACCTTTACTAAGCACAGTAACTGTTGCGAGGGCAGCCGTAATAGTGCTGTGCAGTCAATGGCGCGACGCCGGGGAAGCCGCCCAATATCAAGATACGCGTCGTCTCATCGATGACTGGCGCAAAGCCAGTGAGATTTGTATTTAGATACTGGCTAATAGCAGAAAAGGAAGGTTGTCGCGGCATAAGCTGATGTTGATAATTAGTCTTCTCCAAGGATCGGTATATTATCGCTCCTGGGGGGTTTTGGCATAACCTGTGGAGTTTGAGTCCTTAAGTGAACCGATTGTAGCGCCCAAGCCATTTTTCCACGCTACGATTACTTGAAGCAATCATAACTTTTTTACGCAAAACACTTTTCCTTGCGCTAGGCTGGTTAGTCAGTTCGGGGTAATTCATTCGTCTTATATCTTAACCAGGAGCGTCGAAATGCAGCAACCCGTTATTCTGATTACAGGCGCCAGCCGCGGTATTGGGGCAGCAACAGCACTTTTGGCGGGCGAGCAGGGCTACGCAGTCTGTGTCAATTATGTCCGCAATCGCGATGCAGCGGATGCTGTGGTGAACGCCATCGTCGCTAAGGGTGGCAAAGCGATGGCAGTTGCCGCCGATGTTGCCATTGAAGGCGACGTTATCAGACTTTTCGAGACACTTGATGCGAAACTCGGCGCATTAACGGCGTTGGTCAATAACGCAGGGATTCTTGAACAACAGATGCGGCTGGAGAATATGGATGCCGCGCGCTTGCAGCGGATATTCATGACGAATGTTATCGGTAGCTTCATTTGTGCACGCGAAGCGGTCAAACGCATGTCCACCGCGTTGGGAGGTAAGGGCGGCGGGATTGTTAATGTGTCATCAGTTGCGTCGCGCGTCGGGGGATCAGGCGAATACGTTGATTACGCCTCTTCCAAGGGGGCAATCGATACAATGACCATAGGATTAGCAAAGGAGGTCGCCGATCAGGGAATTCGGGTGAATGCTGTCCGGCCGGGTGTTATCTATACCGAGATTCACGCCAGTGGCGGCGAAGCCGGACGCGTAGATCGGGTAAAAGATGCTATACCAATGCGGCGCGGGGGCCGTGCCGAAGAGGTTGCGCAAGCAATTATGTGGTTGTTGTCTGATCAAGCGTCGTATTCCACCGGGTCGTTTGTAGATGTCTCCGGTGGTCGTTAGATAAATTCAACGAGACGAGACGAAAAAAAACTAAAGCAGGAGTACGAGATGTCAATAACGATAAGAAAAATTGATGTCCTGTTGGGAGCTTATGCGGAGAGCCATCGCAACCATACCAACGAGGTTATCCATTGTATTTGCGTGCCGGCAATTGTGTTCGCGTTATTGGGGCTGCTCTGGGCTTTGCATCCATTGGTGGCAACCTTAGCGGCAATCGCCGCGTTAATATATTACGGTGCCTTGTCGCTGCCATTTGCGGCAGGAATGGTGCTAATGGTGGCCTTAATGTTGTTAGTTCTTGATGCATTGCCCGGCAGATCGGTGCTACCGCTGTCAATCGTCGTATTTGTTGCGGCCTGGGTCGGTCAGTTTATTGGTCACCACATCGAAGGTAAAAAGCCATCGTTTTTTGATGACTTACGGTTTTTACTGATTGGCCCCTTATTTGTGCTGAGCTTTTTGTACAAGCGATGGCATTTACCCTATTAAGGCGCCGCATCAAAAGCCCGATGGACGCCGAGCTCGAGTTGAGTGAAAGTTGGGGCTTATGAGGTCGGTTTCGGGAGAGTCAAAAAAAGAGGGAACGCAGGTTAAGGTTGTCGCTTCTTGTCGATAGTTAAATTCGAATGAAAAAGGAGTCATCTAATGCTTGCGACGTTCGCGACCTTATTGATCTTTCAATGCCTCGGCGAGGGAATTACGTTTGCCTTGAAACTGCCCATTCCCGGACCGGTGGTAGGGATGTTACTTCTATTTGTGGCCTTGGTAATCTCCCCTGCGTTGCTTGAGCGGATAGAGGAAACCGGCAGTGAACTACTGCGCCATCTATCGTTGTTGTTTGTGCCGGCAGGTGTCGGGATTATCGTTTCCGCAGCCACCGTGCGCGGGCATTGGTTAGCAGTGATCGTCTCGGTCGTGGTCAGTACCATTCTGACACTTGCCGTCACGGCGACAGTCATACGGTTGACCATGCCGCGCCAACGCCGCGGGAAGAGTGGGCCGCACGTAGACTCGCAGAATGCTTCGTGCACAGTCGATACACAGAGCACGCCAAAAAGTGAGAATGACCATGCATAACATCCCAGAATTTGGATCGATATGGGTCTATCTTGCGGGCTCTCCGCTGCTTGGGCTAACCTTGACCTTGTGCGCCTATGTCACTGCGGTCTGGGTTTACGGGCGCTTCAAATTTTCACCGCTGGCTAACCCTGTTGCTATTGCCATTGCATTAATTGTTTTGGTATTAAAAGCGACCGGTATGTCATATCGCGATTATTTTTCCGGCGCGCAATTCGTCCATTTTTTGTTGGGGCCGGCGACGGTGGCGTTAGCGATTCCTCTCGCACGTCAATTACCGCGTTTACGTCGTTCGTTTATTCCGCTCGTGTGTGGTCTGTTTTCGGGATCGTTAACAGCGATCGTTTCTGCCGTCGCCATTACCGTTGTGATGGGCGGCTCCTACCAGCTGGCTATTTCTATCGGTCCCAAATCGGCGACCACGCCTATAGCCATGGGCGTGTCAGAAAAATTAGGCGGCCTTCCTGCATTAACTGCGGTGCTGGTCATTTGTACCGGTATTTTTGGTGCAGTCATCGCACGATTCTTGTTTAATTGGATGCGCATCGATTCGCACGAAGTACGCGGTTTCGCGCTAGGCGTGACCTCCCATGGGATCGGCACCGCGCGGGCATTTCAGGTCAGCCCGGAGATGGGGGCATTCGCAGGTTTGGGCATGGGAATGAACGGCGTCCTGACGGCATTTCTGGCACCGTGGTTAATCCCGATTGTTGTGAATAATTTATCTTTTCTGGTGTCGAAATAGTACCGAAATGCGCATTCTCTTAACGTCATTTGCTCCGATTGAATGGAGCGCCTTTTGTTTAGGCAAAAAAATGGGAGAGCCCGGCTCCCCCATTCTTAATTCTTATCTCACGCTGCTAATGCTTGTTGGTGCTGAATGGCAATGATTAGCGCTTATTTAGCGGCTAAACCCAGCAACATATCATTGAGACGTTTGACGAAAGACGCCGGATCAACCAACGCACCACCTTCGGCCAGCATTGCCTGATCGAAAAGAATGTTTGCCCAATCGTCAAATTTCGCTTCTTCGTATTTCAAACGTTGCACTAATGGATGGTCAGGATTAATTTCCAGAATAGGTTTCGAGTCAGGCGCATCCTGACCTGCAGCCTTCAGCATGCGCATCAGATTGCCGGACAATTCGTTGGTATCGGCGACAAGACAAGCGGGTGAATCGGTCAGACGGAAAGTGACGCGTACATCTTTGGCTTTTTCGGCCAATGATGTTTTCATCTTTTCGACCAAATCCTTAAACTGTGTTTCGGTTTCTTCGTGCTGCTTTTTCTCGGCTTCGTCTTCCAGCGTGCCAAGATCAAGTCCACCCTTTGCTACCGATGCCAGTTCCTTACCTTCAAAATCCTGCAGGAACGACAGCATCCATTCGTCTACGCGGTCAGTCAACAACAAAACTTCGACACCTTTTTTGCGGAAAATCTCTAAATGTGGGCTGTTCTTGGCCGCAGTATAGGTTTCGCCGGTGGCGTAATAGATCTTGTCCTGGCCTTCTTTCATGCGGCCGATGTAATCAGCAAACGAGACGGTTTGCGCATCGCTGCTGGCATCAGTCGAGGCAAATCGCAGCAGCTTGGCGATACGATCCTTATTGGTGGCATCTTCGCCAAGACCTTCCTTCAGGACCTGACCGAACTGGGTCCAGAAGGTTGCGTATTTATCCTTTTGGGTTTGTTCGTCATTGTTTGCCAATTCTTCCAGCATACTCAATACACGCTTGGTTGAACCTTCGCGGATAACGCGGACATCGCGCGATTCCTGCAGAATTTCACGCGAAACGTTCAGCGGCAAATCTGCTGAGTCAATGACACCTTTAACAAAGCGCAGATAGACCGGCATCAGTTGTTCCGCATCGTCCATAATAAAGACGCGCTTGACGTATAACTTAAGGCCGCCACGTTTGTTGCGGTCCCATAAATCAAACGGCGCACGGGCTGGAATATACAATAATTGGGTATATTCGCTACGGCCTTCAACCCGGTTGTGGGTATAGATTAACGGCGCTTCGAAAGCGTGCGAGACGTGTTTATAGAACTCGACATACTGCTCTTCAGTAATGTCCGACTTGCTGCGCGCCCACAATGCGCTAGCTTGGTTGACGGTCTCGAAATCGTCGGTGACGACGGTCTCTTTCTTCTCTTCGTTCCATTCTTCTTTCTGCATCAGGATTGGCAGCGAGATATGGTCAGAGTATTTCTGAATAATCGATTTAAGCTTCCATGCCGACAGGAACTCGTCTTCCTCTGCACGCAAATGCAAAACGATGTCGGTACCGCGGCTGACTTTGTCGATCGCTTCAATACTGAACTCGCCCGCGCCTTCAGATTCCCAGCGCACGCCTTCGGTCGGGTTAGTGCCAGCACGGCGGGTCTCGACGGTGATTTTGTCTGCAATGATAAAGGCGGAATAGAAACCCACGCCAAACTGTCCGATCAAAGCAGCATCTTTTTGCTGGTCGCCTGATAGTTTTGAGAAAAATTCTTTAGTACCGGACTTCGCAATGGTGCCGAGGTGGGAGATCGCGTCGTCGCGCGTCATCCCAATGCCATTGTCCGAGATCGTGATGGTGCGACCAACTTTATCGAACGTGACTTTAATCTTCAGTTCAGGATCGTTCTCGAACAAGGCGCCATCGTTGATTGCTTCAAAACGTAGCTTATCAGCGGCGTCGGAGGCATTGGAGACCAACTCGCGCAAGAAAATTTCTTTGTTCGAGTACAAAGAGTGAATCATCAGTTGTAGCAACTGTTTGACTTCTGCCTGAAAGCCCAGGGTTTGCTTTTCGGATACGGCCATTGTCTGTTACCTCTAAAGATTAAATACGAATAAAAGGAATGTCTCCGCGGTTCTGGCTGCGGCTTGAATCGCCACCATTAAAAGCGAATTTCCTCAAAAATGGGGCGTAGTTTGGGTATTTCAAGGGTTTTAGTGTGAATGCTGTTGAATCCATCGATAAGTGCCGCCAAAAACCAACTGAATCTGTTGCATATCATCATACCGATTTCGTATTCAACTTAAAGCTATCGACCGCATTCCTGCTCGAGAAATCGCCAGATGCCCGGATCTGACATTGCAGCGACGTTAATACGCATCCGGGTTGAGGGTAGTTGGTTCGGGGAAAATAACGCGCCGGGTGCCAGCATAAAGCCTTGTGCAGCTGCTTTTTCGGCCAGGACGTTGGTATCGTAGCCGGTATCAACCCAGATGAACATCCCTGCGGGCGTCATGATATCAACCATCATTCCAAGTCGCTCCAACTGCCGAATGGTCTTGTCGCGCGCGCTATCTAATTTGGTTCGGAGGCGGTCTGCGTGCTTGCGGTAATGGCCTTCGGACAAAATTTTGTAGACCACGCGCTCTCCGATCTCGGCCGTCGTCAGGGTAGTCAGCATTTTACGATCGGTTAAGTGCTGCGCCAACTCATGTGAGGTGGCAATAAAGCCTACCCGTAAATTGGCCGACAATGTTTTCGAAAATCCGCCCAGATAGATGACCCGATTAAGTTGATCAAGCGCCGCCAGTCTGGTGGCGGGCTGAACCGCAGAGCCGGGATGAATATCGCAATAAATGTCATCCTCCACGATCATGAAATTGTGCTCTTCGGCAATCTTTAGCGTTTGAAAGGCCTTCGCCGCCGACATCGAGGTTGAGGTTGGATTGTGCAGCACTGACACCAAAACGTAGAGTTTTGGTTTATGTAGCGCAGCCAATTCCGCTAACTTCACAATATCGGGTCCATCTGCAAGACGCGGAATGCCAATCACCTTGGCGCCCAGGGCCGCAAATGAACCAAACATCAGAAACCACGAAGGATCATCGACGAATATAACGTCTCCCGGTTGGGTAAAGTGGCGTGCTACCAAATCAAGCGCTAAAGTGACACCCGTGGTGGTGACGATCTGCTCCGGTGTTACCGCAATTTCAAGTTCCGCCAGCTTGAGCTGCAACTGTTGGCGTAATGGAAAAAATCCTTGCGGATCGCCGTAGCCCAGCAACTGATTAACGCTCTGGCGACTGATGGCGCGCAAGGCATTCGCAATCAGTTCGCCATCAAGCCATTCAGCGGGGCACATGCCCATTCCCGGTTTTTTTTGCGTCGGCATCTGCCGAAACATATTTCGCACCAGCCAGACGATGTCTATCGAGGGCGTTTGCTCCTGGTCAAATTGCGGCAGCTGATGGGCATTGATGAGAGGCGACCGTTCCCGCACGTAAAAGCCCGATCCTCGGCGCGACTCCAGAAAGCCTTTGGCTACCAGCCGGTCGTAAGCCTCCACCACTGTGAAGCGCGATACGCTATTCAGGTCGGCATACTGGCGGATAGAGGGCATGCGCGCACCGGTTCGCAGCAATTTGTCACTAATGCGCGTTTCAATAACACGCACAATCTGCTCAACCAGTGACGTATCTGCATCGCGGGACAGCAGTTGCTGTGTACTCACCAGGCGCGGGGCGGAAAGTTTTCGTGGACTAGGTGTATTGGTCATTTTACCGGTGCAATATAAGTAATTACTTTATAAAGTGTATTGGTACTGTATCGTTCTTGTCGGTTAGGATACACCTATCCGATTGACACCATCAATGTCGGATACAAAAAAAGTGGACTGAGTCAGAAAAGCGCTTCTTTCCTTTGGCGCCACGCTATTTCAGGTTGAATACGATGAAAAAATTGTTCATGAAAGATTCCCATACGATGAATGCCGGAGATGTGTTGGCCGGTATCGCTCTGCGCCCTTGTTCGCTGCGGGTAGTAGCCGGTCGGGTGTGGATTACGCGTGAGGGTGATCTCGATGACCATTGGTTAATCGCTGGGCAGCGGTTACCGATTCAACCGGATCAGTTGATTGTGGTTGAGGCGGATTCGTCGGCCAGTCAGGTTGAGATTGCGTGCGTCAATAATCGTGGTGTGCTGATCGCGATATTGCGTTGTTTTGGTACTGCTTTGCGCCAGCCCTTCCGTGCAGCGGTCGGCGGTGCGGCATGATCATGGAATCGTTATTCCCCCTAGCGGTGTTTGCGTTCGTATCGTCCATCACGCCTGGCCCCAATAATATTATGCTGACATCGTCCGGCATCATGTTCGGTTTCACCCGTTCAATCCCGCATCTACTGGGGGTCACCGTTGGTTTTTGCGTCCTCTTGCTGATTTGTGCATTGGGCGTAGGCAGTTTATTGCTGGCCCTGCCATCCATGCATATGATTCTGAAAACGTTGGGTTCCGGATATTTACTCTATCTCGCGTGGAAGCTGCGCAATATGTCATTCAAGGCACAGCAGGACAGTAACGCCCGTCCGATGTCCTTTACCCATGCCGCGTTATTTCAGTTTGCCAATCCAAAAGCCTGGATTATGGCGATCACCAGTGCATCCGCTTTTTTGCCTCTGGTGCAACCATTCTGGCTGGCGCTTTGTCTGTATTGCCTGGTCTTTAGCGCCATCAATCTGCCTTGTGTCAGCGTGTGGGCGGGAGCGGGTTCTGTTTTACGGCGTTATTTGGCACAGAAATTATGGCAGCGGGTTTTCTGCACGGTCATGGTGCTGCTAACAATTTATTCAGCGATTTCAATCTGGCTTTAGTTCGATGCCGGGATGCGAAGTTTGCATTCCCGGCCCCTCGGAAAGACGGGTATTTTCGGCACAAAAGAAGTGCAAAAGAAGTGCCAGTACCTCTCCAGGATCGCGCCGGGCCGGTCTGAAGGTCGGTTGGCCAATGCGGTGTCAGCTCATCTCACTATAAATAACGATGCTAAACATGTACTTTTTTCGCAAAGCGAGTATAGATTTGAGATAATCACCTATTCGCCGTCCAAACAACGGGCGTAACTGTATTTTACCCATCCATTTTTTGGAGTATTAGATGTCTGTATATGAAAAGCTGAAATCCCTGAACATCACATTGCCTGTTGTCGCCGCACCTGCTGCTGCCTATGTTATGTACGCGCAAAGCGGTAATAATGTTTTCTTATCTGGCCATTTGGCAAAAAAAGAGGGCAAAGTGTGGGTCGGGCAGCTTGGCAAGAATATCACCACTGAAGAAGGCAAGGAAGCAGCGCGCGGTATTGCAATCGAACTCATCGCGACACTTCAAGCAGCCTGCGGTGGCGATCTGACACGCGTTAAACGTATTGTTAAGCTGATGAGTCTGGTTAATTCCACCAGCGATTTCACGGAACAACATCTGGTGACAAACGGTGCCTCTGAATTGTTGGCAGAAGTGTTTGGCGAGCAAGGCAAGCACGCACGCTCCGCATTCGGCGTGGCGCAAATCCCCATGGGCGCTTGCGTTGAAATTGAATTAATCGCCGAAATCGATTAAGTTCCTGTACGTTATATGAAAGTTGCGGGACCACGCCGTGGTCAATGCCGCAATTGTCAACACCGATAAAAGAGACTTGTAATGAAAATTGAGAACCCAAACGCAGTTAAATGGCATTTTTCGGAGCGCGCACAAAAATTGCAAGGTTCCGCTATTCGCGAAATTCTAAAAATAACGATGCGTCCGGAAGTGATCTCTTTTGCCGGTGGCTTGCCTTCGCCTGCGACTTTTCCGGTCGAGCAGATGAAGGTTGCATTCGACAAGGTGTTGACGCAGCAAGGCAAAGTGGCATTGCAATACGGGCCGACGGATGGTTACGGTCCGTTGCGCGAATGGGTCGCGAATTCATTATCGATTAACGGTTCGACGATCTCGATGGACCAGGTATTAATGGTTTCCGGTTCACAGCAAGGTCTGGATTTGCTCGGAAAAGTGCTGATCGACGAGGGCAGCAAGGTGCTGGTCGAAACACCAAGCTATCTTGGCGCGTTGCAGGCTTTTTCATTGTACGGTCCTGAATTTGTTTCAATCCCGACCGACGAAGGTGGCTTAATTCCCGAAACAGTCGCTTCGCTGGGCAAGGACGCACGCCTGCTTTATTCTTTACCTAACTTCCAAAACCCGACTGGTCGCACGATGTCGCTTGAGCGGCGTCAGGCATTAGTGGAAACTTGTGCCCGGTTGAATTTGCCATTAATTGAAGATGATCCGTATGGCGCACTCAGCTACCGCCGCGAGCCACTGCCGAAAATGTTGAATATGAATCCCGATGGTGTCATCTACATGGGTTCGTTTTCGAAAGTATTAACGCCTGGAATTCGTCTTGGCTATGTCGTCGCACCGCGTGAGTTGGTCGATAAAATGGAACAAGCCAAGCAGGCGACTGATTTACATACTGCTCAATTGACACAAATGGTGGTCTACGAAGCGATCAAAGATGGCTTTCTGGATTCGCATATTCCAACAATTCGCCAGTTATATTCAGATCAGTGCGATGCCATGCTGGCAGCTTTACAAACCTATTTTCCAAGCAGTGCCTCCTGGACCAAGCCAGAAGGGGGCATGTTTATTTGGGTAACCTTACCAAAGCATATCGACACCATGAAATTGCTGGATGAGGCGATTAAAGAGCATGTTGCATTTGTTCCTGGTGCACCGTTCTTTGCCAACACGCCGGAATCGAACACCTTGCGCTTGAGTTTTGTGACGGTGTCTCCAGAAAAGATACGTGAAGGTGTCGAAAAATTGGGTAAATTGATTTCTGCAAAGCTGTAAGTTCTTCGAATCCTTAAGGTTTGCTGGAATGTAAAACCGCAGGGGATGCAAAAATAAATTGCATGACGTAAAAAGGGAGACCATTGGTCTCCCTTTTTACGTTTAACCTGCCGGTACACGATGAATCAATATGCTCAATCGGGATTGCTAGTCACGATGGTCAATCACTACAATTAATCATTACAGTGAATCAATACTCCAACCGCCAATCACCGGCCCGCAGGCAAGAATCTACAGCTGCATCTCGCCGTGAAGCATTCACATCATTCTGCGAATAGGATGGCGGCAGATATATCCCCGGCGTCGTATTGCACACCACCTGACTATTTTTATCATCACTATTAATCCTGCGGCAGTTAGTCGTGCTGGGACTTTGATAGCCTGGATTAAGCTGATTAACGATCACCGTAGGATAAATCTGTGCAGCTTGTTTTTCGCACGATAATTTATCGCGATAGAAGTCGCTCTCGCCTTTGTACGGATGCTTCCAGGTTGCGCAACCTGAAAGCGCCGATAGCGAAGCGACGATGAACACCAGGGAAAATGATGGATGCAAGCGGTTACCTTTAAAAATTGATGCGATTGCTTTGATTGAACAAGTTACTTTACAGACGAATTATGCCTGTGGCGTCAATGTCATCGGCTTCAGTTTGGACTCAAGCAATTTGCCTTTGCGGGCCCGTTTACCAATATGTAGCATTAAACCACTGGCTGACAGCGAGACGTCCTGCGCTTTGCCACCGCGTCCCATGCCGGAAACGATCACACCACGTTGGCTGATGGGTTGCGCAGCCAACAGTTTTTCCGCATTCTCCAACTCCATCAGAATCACGCCACGCCCGCCGTTGGTA is a genomic window of Glaciimonas sp. PAMC28666 containing:
- a CDS encoding DNA-deoxyinosine glycosylase, which codes for MTKLLNLDDAPARKRCFDPVVDARTRLLVLGSLPGEKSLALQEYYGNRQNRFWLLMSEVTGLDLVRLDYSSRLEALLGKHVGLWDVVAEAHRVGSLDSHIRNRNDNDLLALLASLPALTTIAFNGGTAARLGLAVLGQHAARYRIVELPSSSPAYTLPYAEKLQRWQVLRGY
- a CDS encoding SDR family oxidoreductase, with amino-acid sequence MQQPVILITGASRGIGAATALLAGEQGYAVCVNYVRNRDAADAVVNAIVAKGGKAMAVAADVAIEGDVIRLFETLDAKLGALTALVNNAGILEQQMRLENMDAARLQRIFMTNVIGSFICAREAVKRMSTALGGKGGGIVNVSSVASRVGGSGEYVDYASSKGAIDTMTIGLAKEVADQGIRVNAVRPGVIYTEIHASGGEAGRVDRVKDAIPMRRGGRAEEVAQAIMWLLSDQASYSTGSFVDVSGGR
- a CDS encoding DUF962 domain-containing protein, which encodes MSITIRKIDVLLGAYAESHRNHTNEVIHCICVPAIVFALLGLLWALHPLVATLAAIAALIYYGALSLPFAAGMVLMVALMLLVLDALPGRSVLPLSIVVFVAAWVGQFIGHHIEGKKPSFFDDLRFLLIGPLFVLSFLYKRWHLPY
- a CDS encoding CidA/LrgA family protein — protein: MLATFATLLIFQCLGEGITFALKLPIPGPVVGMLLLFVALVISPALLERIEETGSELLRHLSLLFVPAGVGIIVSAATVRGHWLAVIVSVVVSTILTLAVTATVIRLTMPRQRRGKSGPHVDSQNASCTVDTQSTPKSENDHA
- a CDS encoding LrgB family protein gives rise to the protein MHNIPEFGSIWVYLAGSPLLGLTLTLCAYVTAVWVYGRFKFSPLANPVAIAIALIVLVLKATGMSYRDYFSGAQFVHFLLGPATVALAIPLARQLPRLRRSFIPLVCGLFSGSLTAIVSAVAITVVMGGSYQLAISIGPKSATTPIAMGVSEKLGGLPALTAVLVICTGIFGAVIARFLFNWMRIDSHEVRGFALGVTSHGIGTARAFQVSPEMGAFAGLGMGMNGVLTAFLAPWLIPIVVNNLSFLVSK
- the htpG gene encoding molecular chaperone HtpG, encoding MAVSEKQTLGFQAEVKQLLQLMIHSLYSNKEIFLRELVSNASDAADKLRFEAINDGALFENDPELKIKVTFDKVGRTITISDNGIGMTRDDAISHLGTIAKSGTKEFFSKLSGDQQKDAALIGQFGVGFYSAFIIADKITVETRRAGTNPTEGVRWESEGAGEFSIEAIDKVSRGTDIVLHLRAEEDEFLSAWKLKSIIQKYSDHISLPILMQKEEWNEEKKETVVTDDFETVNQASALWARSKSDITEEQYVEFYKHVSHAFEAPLIYTHNRVEGRSEYTQLLYIPARAPFDLWDRNKRGGLKLYVKRVFIMDDAEQLMPVYLRFVKGVIDSADLPLNVSREILQESRDVRVIREGSTKRVLSMLEELANNDEQTQKDKYATFWTQFGQVLKEGLGEDATNKDRIAKLLRFASTDASSDAQTVSFADYIGRMKEGQDKIYYATGETYTAAKNSPHLEIFRKKGVEVLLLTDRVDEWMLSFLQDFEGKELASVAKGGLDLGTLEDEAEKKQHEETETQFKDLVEKMKTSLAEKAKDVRVTFRLTDSPACLVADTNELSGNLMRMLKAAGQDAPDSKPILEINPDHPLVQRLKYEEAKFDDWANILFDQAMLAEGGALVDPASFVKRLNDMLLGLAAK
- a CDS encoding PLP-dependent aminotransferase family protein is translated as MTNTPSPRKLSAPRLVSTQQLLSRDADTSLVEQIVRVIETRISDKLLRTGARMPSIRQYADLNSVSRFTVVEAYDRLVAKGFLESRRGSGFYVRERSPLINAHQLPQFDQEQTPSIDIVWLVRNMFRQMPTQKKPGMGMCPAEWLDGELIANALRAISRQSVNQLLGYGDPQGFFPLRQQLQLKLAELEIAVTPEQIVTTTGVTLALDLVARHFTQPGDVIFVDDPSWFLMFGSFAALGAKVIGIPRLADGPDIVKLAELAALHKPKLYVLVSVLHNPTSTSMSAAKAFQTLKIAEEHNFMIVEDDIYCDIHPGSAVQPATRLAALDQLNRVIYLGGFSKTLSANLRVGFIATSHELAQHLTDRKMLTTLTTAEIGERVVYKILSEGHYRKHADRLRTKLDSARDKTIRQLERLGMMVDIMTPAGMFIWVDTGYDTNVLAEKAAAQGFMLAPGALFSPNQLPSTRMRINVAAMSDPGIWRFLEQECGR
- a CDS encoding DUF2917 domain-containing protein, translated to MKDSHTMNAGDVLAGIALRPCSLRVVAGRVWITREGDLDDHWLIAGQRLPIQPDQLIVVEADSSASQVEIACVNNRGVLIAILRCFGTALRQPFRAAVGGAA
- a CDS encoding LysE family translocator, coding for MESLFPLAVFAFVSSITPGPNNIMLTSSGIMFGFTRSIPHLLGVTVGFCVLLLICALGVGSLLLALPSMHMILKTLGSGYLLYLAWKLRNMSFKAQQDSNARPMSFTHAALFQFANPKAWIMAITSASAFLPLVQPFWLALCLYCLVFSAINLPCVSVWAGAGSVLRRYLAQKLWQRVFCTVMVLLTIYSAISIWL
- a CDS encoding RidA family protein encodes the protein MSVYEKLKSLNITLPVVAAPAAAYVMYAQSGNNVFLSGHLAKKEGKVWVGQLGKNITTEEGKEAARGIAIELIATLQAACGGDLTRVKRIVKLMSLVNSTSDFTEQHLVTNGASELLAEVFGEQGKHARSAFGVAQIPMGACVEIELIAEID
- a CDS encoding PLP-dependent aminotransferase family protein, whose product is MKIENPNAVKWHFSERAQKLQGSAIREILKITMRPEVISFAGGLPSPATFPVEQMKVAFDKVLTQQGKVALQYGPTDGYGPLREWVANSLSINGSTISMDQVLMVSGSQQGLDLLGKVLIDEGSKVLVETPSYLGALQAFSLYGPEFVSIPTDEGGLIPETVASLGKDARLLYSLPNFQNPTGRTMSLERRQALVETCARLNLPLIEDDPYGALSYRREPLPKMLNMNPDGVIYMGSFSKVLTPGIRLGYVVAPRELVDKMEQAKQATDLHTAQLTQMVVYEAIKDGFLDSHIPTIRQLYSDQCDAMLAALQTYFPSSASWTKPEGGMFIWVTLPKHIDTMKLLDEAIKEHVAFVPGAPFFANTPESNTLRLSFVTVSPEKIREGVEKLGKLISAKL